A single genomic interval of Aureliella helgolandensis harbors:
- a CDS encoding phosphate ABC transporter permease PstA, giving the protein MSELRDTRASEQVKVLRARQRERHNSSLQSGYSLMARGEPQIWFTGGMLVVCIAMILGLLTLILVRGLPTFWPTPVNWLVLNDGTQEIGQWQSIRQVPTTVATPEPSSGSSLIADAGRTESFAENRLEPTEQPGTQYYYRTGNFDLTQRHFRWLDEQELTSAGITTPRWALVVERQAWGRLYGLPLQFIRRVPLAQDASVQDPLKILLHALVLSEKFSSGLEDPALERQRLACLQELQFEQAKRLDAELRDSIRQTLVSHQPSSAFRLQILRGDTEEWQPLDSDWAQQSEALVPRPQGMLLTDARVVVQSSFFLLETLQEALAELKLQGAKVQRLKRQISRVDADVSRLRLEVRRAELRAEEKFLPPFETLHPILERQIELQQCLQQLQQLQETPDRPLLAQLNDRLVPLVQQVTDQILPKEQKILEGELLIWLQPVKTQSALIRDAVERYLTGYRQAIVAKTALQRELHAIERSGPLVALDLAVPNSPTLLEGLAAVDATALRDGNLTQPMRDALRTQSVITEAASDAVDVEQLSDSSSLIQFNDTAGERYAMTAIQVTGEGTPATTQVSLLQRKTIGGKEIVRAVAVSRLGLAGKFSVYLDRWREFLWEMPREANSEGGVFPAIWGTIVMTLIMTIAVVPFGVMAALFLREYAGTGVLVSLIRISINNLAGVPSIVYGVFGFSFFCYTLGAFVDGGAKNADIVPWPSAIWFIMLALAAVLGTAAFFASLLAGGPTYAQPWTRRMVSRLGLLLWLTCLGVSALLILKSPFFGGFYAAQLPNPTFGKGGLLWASLTLALLTLPVVIVATEEALAAVPNSLREGSLACGASQWQTILRIVLPHARPGILTGAILAMARGAGEVAPLMLVGALPTAPDLPLDTEFPFLHGSRSFMHLGYQIYSLGFQSQNSEAAVPMVFTCTLLLIAVVALLNLSAIWLRARLKRHAQDNQF; this is encoded by the coding sequence ATGAGTGAACTTCGAGATACACGCGCCAGCGAGCAGGTCAAGGTGCTACGAGCACGCCAGCGCGAACGCCATAACAGTTCACTTCAGAGTGGCTATTCACTCATGGCACGCGGCGAACCCCAGATATGGTTTACGGGCGGAATGCTGGTCGTCTGTATCGCCATGATTCTTGGCCTACTTACACTGATCCTGGTGCGGGGGCTGCCTACCTTTTGGCCCACTCCGGTAAATTGGCTAGTTCTCAATGATGGAACGCAAGAGATAGGGCAATGGCAGAGTATCCGACAGGTCCCTACAACGGTTGCGACTCCGGAACCGTCTTCAGGCTCTTCATTGATTGCGGACGCTGGCCGTACGGAGAGTTTTGCAGAGAACCGCTTGGAGCCCACTGAGCAGCCGGGGACGCAGTATTATTATCGCACTGGAAACTTCGATCTTACGCAGCGGCATTTCCGTTGGTTGGATGAACAGGAGTTGACTTCGGCGGGGATAACCACTCCGCGTTGGGCGCTGGTGGTAGAGCGGCAAGCATGGGGGCGACTGTACGGTCTACCGCTGCAGTTCATCAGGCGGGTGCCGCTCGCGCAAGACGCATCTGTCCAGGATCCACTGAAGATTTTGCTGCACGCTTTAGTGTTGTCTGAAAAATTTTCTTCAGGACTGGAGGATCCCGCCCTTGAGCGCCAGCGTTTGGCTTGCTTGCAGGAACTGCAGTTCGAACAAGCCAAACGCTTGGACGCTGAGTTGCGGGATTCGATCCGCCAGACCTTGGTGAGTCACCAACCCTCAAGTGCATTTCGCTTGCAAATTCTGCGTGGAGACACAGAAGAGTGGCAGCCGCTGGACTCCGATTGGGCCCAACAAAGTGAGGCTTTGGTGCCGCGACCACAGGGGATGCTTCTTACGGATGCCCGCGTTGTCGTTCAGTCGAGTTTCTTTTTATTGGAAACGCTTCAGGAGGCACTAGCAGAGCTCAAGTTGCAAGGTGCGAAAGTGCAAAGGCTGAAGAGGCAGATCAGTCGTGTGGATGCCGATGTTTCGCGGCTAAGGCTCGAAGTTCGACGCGCCGAGCTTCGTGCCGAGGAGAAATTCCTTCCGCCGTTCGAGACCCTGCATCCCATTTTGGAGCGGCAGATTGAACTCCAACAATGCCTGCAGCAGTTGCAGCAGTTGCAGGAAACGCCGGATCGCCCTTTGCTTGCTCAACTCAACGACAGGTTGGTGCCGCTGGTACAGCAAGTGACCGACCAGATTTTACCCAAGGAACAGAAAATCCTGGAAGGTGAGTTGCTGATTTGGCTCCAGCCAGTCAAAACGCAATCGGCGCTGATTCGTGACGCCGTTGAGCGATACTTGACGGGCTATCGTCAGGCAATTGTCGCCAAGACTGCGTTGCAAAGGGAGCTGCATGCTATCGAACGGAGTGGGCCGTTGGTCGCGTTAGATCTAGCCGTTCCCAATTCGCCCACCTTGCTGGAAGGATTAGCGGCCGTGGATGCTACCGCGCTTCGCGACGGCAATCTGACCCAGCCGATGCGCGATGCACTGCGGACTCAGTCAGTCATCACCGAGGCAGCCAGCGATGCGGTTGATGTGGAGCAATTGTCCGACAGCTCGAGTCTTATCCAGTTCAATGATACCGCCGGTGAGCGTTATGCGATGACTGCGATTCAGGTCACGGGAGAGGGAACACCGGCGACCACCCAAGTCAGTCTCTTGCAGCGAAAGACCATCGGCGGAAAAGAAATCGTTCGCGCTGTCGCTGTCAGCCGTCTTGGTTTGGCGGGCAAGTTTTCTGTCTATCTTGACCGCTGGAGAGAATTTCTGTGGGAGATGCCGCGCGAAGCAAATTCAGAGGGAGGAGTGTTCCCTGCGATTTGGGGAACCATTGTAATGACCTTAATCATGACGATTGCCGTGGTTCCCTTTGGCGTGATGGCGGCGTTATTTCTCCGTGAATATGCTGGCACCGGTGTCCTGGTTTCCCTGATTCGCATTTCGATCAACAATCTAGCTGGAGTGCCTTCGATCGTATATGGAGTCTTTGGGTTTTCGTTCTTCTGCTACACGCTCGGTGCCTTTGTGGATGGCGGTGCGAAAAATGCGGATATTGTTCCGTGGCCCTCCGCAATTTGGTTCATCATGCTGGCGCTGGCCGCGGTCTTGGGGACTGCCGCATTTTTCGCCAGCTTGCTGGCCGGTGGCCCCACCTACGCTCAGCCTTGGACGAGACGGATGGTATCGCGACTTGGTTTGCTGCTGTGGCTGACCTGCCTTGGGGTATCCGCGCTCTTGATTCTCAAGAGCCCTTTCTTCGGCGGCTTCTATGCAGCCCAATTGCCTAATCCGACTTTTGGCAAAGGAGGCTTGCTGTGGGCTTCTCTGACACTGGCGCTGCTGACCTTGCCCGTGGTCATCGTTGCTACGGAAGAGGCTTTAGCGGCGGTCCCGAATTCGTTGCGCGAGGGCTCGTTGGCTTGCGGTGCGAGCCAGTGGCAGACGATACTGCGGATCGTTTTGCCCCACGCGCGCCCTGGGATTCTAACCGGCGCAATTCTAGCAATGGCGCGAGGGGCCGGAGAGGTTGCACCCTTGATGCTTGTGGGAGCACTTCCGACTGCACCAGATTTACCGCTCGACACGGAGTTCCCATTCTTGCATGGCTCCAGGAGCTTTATGCACCTTGGCTACCAAATCTACTCCCTAGGTTTTCAGAGCCAGAATAGTGAAGCGGCAGTCCCGATGGTATTTACCTGTACGTTGCTTTTGATCGCAGTTGTGGCGCTGCTGAATCTGTCGGCCATTTGGCTCCGAGCGCGTCTGAAACGACATGCTCAAGACAATCAATTTTAG
- a CDS encoding dihydrofolate reductase, giving the protein MHTPILPSDSSGWTLVVGIGRGGIIGNRGALPWRVRSDLQRFKRMTMGHCLLMGRKTYDSIGRPLPGRQTIVLSRSVQSNLPQDVAAVSNLNDVASLVQPHRKVMVVGGAEVYRAALSRCDRMWITRICADVEGDTVFPEIDWHDWTLERSQMVEADPQDEWPTEFEEWIRKPAAK; this is encoded by the coding sequence ATGCACACGCCAATCCTACCTTCAGATTCTTCCGGTTGGACGCTCGTCGTTGGCATCGGGCGAGGCGGTATCATTGGTAACCGTGGTGCTCTTCCTTGGAGAGTTCGCAGTGACTTGCAGCGTTTCAAACGCATGACCATGGGGCACTGCCTGTTGATGGGCCGCAAGACTTACGACTCAATTGGCCGCCCCTTGCCCGGTCGACAGACCATTGTGCTCTCACGCTCGGTACAATCCAATTTACCTCAAGACGTGGCAGCGGTGAGCAATCTCAACGATGTTGCATCGCTGGTTCAGCCGCATCGCAAGGTGATGGTTGTCGGCGGAGCAGAAGTCTATCGCGCTGCCCTCAGTCGATGTGATCGCATGTGGATTACCCGCATCTGTGCCGACGTCGAAGGAGACACCGTTTTCCCCGAAATCGATTGGCATGACTGGACACTGGAGCGATCTCAAATGGTAGAGGCGGACCCGCAAGATGAATGGCCCACGGAGTTTGAGGAATGGATTCGCAAACCGGCGGCGAAGTAG
- a CDS encoding class I SAM-dependent methyltransferase, translating into MLSRVLEPEVMDDASEALAYDEMDHAGINELFVNDFLSAGVAGQFVLDIGTGTARIPVLLCERDPHCCVMAIDAAVSMLEIARLNVAVGLMEHRIQLSQGDSKQLSFHPHFFDAVLSNSVLHHIPKPEAALVEAVRVLKPGGRIFMRDLVRPDSEAKVEALVLEHAAQEPEGNQQLLRQSLFAALTLAEIRELVAPLGFPESTVQMTSDRHWTWDARKPAE; encoded by the coding sequence ATGCTTTCACGTGTACTTGAACCGGAAGTCATGGACGACGCGAGCGAGGCTTTAGCCTATGACGAGATGGATCACGCTGGAATTAACGAGCTGTTCGTCAACGACTTTTTGAGCGCCGGTGTGGCGGGGCAGTTTGTACTCGATATCGGAACCGGAACAGCCAGGATTCCAGTCTTGCTCTGCGAGCGGGATCCGCACTGTTGTGTGATGGCGATCGACGCAGCGGTGAGTATGCTCGAGATTGCAAGACTAAATGTCGCCGTGGGGCTGATGGAGCACCGGATTCAACTTTCTCAGGGGGATTCGAAACAGCTAAGTTTCCATCCACACTTCTTTGACGCGGTGCTCTCCAATTCGGTGTTGCACCATATTCCGAAGCCCGAAGCGGCCCTCGTGGAGGCGGTCCGAGTCCTCAAACCGGGCGGACGAATCTTCATGAGGGATTTGGTGCGTCCCGACAGCGAAGCCAAGGTGGAAGCGTTGGTGCTGGAGCATGCAGCTCAAGAACCCGAAGGGAACCAGCAATTGCTGCGACAGTCGTTGTTCGCGGCTCTCACGCTGGCTGAAATACGCGAGCTGGTCGCACCGTTAGGTTTCCCAGAGTCGACGGTACAGATGACGAGCGACCGGCACTGGACATGGGATGCCAGGAAACCTGCAGAATAG
- a CDS encoding redoxin domain-containing protein, translating into MRNFGALNALRTTFNLCFGTLLLSSCCIAADADQRIRLKDGSFSTGRLTPSEIPGTIGWHADGFEGSFSFDLNAVRSISSVLPTATFPPADTVTTDSSELLFELEDGAMLVGTLVAMDSEWVQIDSKLAGRLRLSRDQVLTMVDGGYAGQVVYSGPVDDERWIPISDALHWEFQAGTLVAKQQRATIVGDVGLPAKSQISLTLSWRGVPDFVISLGTLATNKVSAVDEVPSAARLEIWDQELVLVREIDGAADIAMLMNLSGLNQRVTLTVYLDQLAGRVVVCDAHGRPLQELSLATENPSIRSSIHISNTGPGMAVERLEVRNWDGITTTSGEGRGQVVLEEDGRTLPAEVSGFDAANQEVVLLHQDGTESSVPLAEIRRADIRAVASLKNAATSQEALNAVDFPPPVIQPPPLGSVAATEGARELASADKESSTQAAEHPPKQETELPEVEVILSDRSRLHGQWLPAIDGRARFQAVGIAEVLAMDISAVYGLIGTNDRHSYDLTAHKNGTLKLRESQLAGYLEEENDQASHRAVRWHPHGSREGCSVTQDANGAIVYRAPLPKLDGDFQKVRRAQPTVLKGIQMFLGGRGPTGLPDSDLVATESGSERTPREISFRSGDAINAVIESIDESGVTFSSAQTNTTFATHSQMQHAWINANTQSKLATPEKLQRLMTVPRSMKQDPPTHLLVSNSGDYLRGRLLSLDESKLTVEVRLSILELPVSEVAQIIWLHDRDWDNAPQAKTGAAEESSGETAEVANATSESSDAATGPSEDKRFRVHAIRSSDRGLTFVPTGVSSNSLHGDSDLLGECKVRIQDVHQLLFGTDITEAIREFRDDPWTLSLAQYPRAFLEDGETGGNSVGELSPLVGELAPDFGLDTLAGESFRLSKHRDRIVVLDFWASWCGPCVQSMPLVEAAVAEFGADQVELVAVNIQETPARIQAAVERLGLSATVLLDVDGQVAAAYQAQAIPQTVVIDREGKVTHLFVGGGSRFIVQFKAALESVLPQ; encoded by the coding sequence ATGCGCAATTTCGGTGCACTGAATGCATTGCGAACCACCTTCAATCTTTGCTTCGGTACTCTGCTGCTGTCGTCGTGCTGCATTGCGGCTGATGCTGACCAACGCATCCGATTGAAAGACGGGAGCTTTTCTACCGGCCGGTTAACTCCGTCGGAGATCCCTGGAACCATCGGCTGGCACGCCGATGGATTTGAGGGATCGTTTTCCTTTGATCTGAATGCCGTTCGCTCGATCTCTTCGGTACTTCCCACTGCGACATTTCCCCCAGCGGATACGGTCACGACTGATTCGTCTGAGCTCCTGTTCGAGCTAGAGGATGGGGCGATGTTGGTCGGCACGCTCGTTGCGATGGATAGTGAGTGGGTGCAGATTGATTCCAAATTGGCAGGACGCTTGCGGCTTTCACGAGATCAAGTGCTGACGATGGTGGATGGCGGTTACGCTGGCCAAGTTGTTTATTCTGGGCCCGTGGATGACGAACGCTGGATTCCAATTAGCGATGCGCTGCATTGGGAGTTTCAAGCCGGAACGCTTGTTGCCAAGCAGCAGAGGGCCACGATAGTCGGGGATGTAGGGCTGCCCGCGAAATCTCAGATTAGCCTGACGCTGAGCTGGCGAGGTGTGCCCGATTTCGTCATTTCTTTAGGCACTCTAGCCACCAATAAAGTATCGGCCGTGGATGAAGTCCCCTCTGCTGCACGGTTGGAAATCTGGGACCAAGAATTGGTGCTGGTGCGGGAGATCGATGGCGCTGCGGATATCGCGATGCTGATGAATCTCAGTGGACTCAACCAACGCGTTACTCTGACCGTCTATTTAGATCAATTAGCGGGGCGAGTCGTCGTCTGCGATGCTCACGGGCGCCCGTTGCAGGAATTGTCGCTCGCTACGGAGAATCCTTCCATTCGATCCTCGATCCACATTTCCAATACTGGGCCAGGCATGGCCGTCGAACGACTCGAGGTGCGAAATTGGGATGGTATCACTACGACTAGCGGCGAGGGGAGGGGGCAAGTTGTCTTAGAGGAGGATGGGCGAACTTTGCCCGCCGAAGTCAGCGGATTTGATGCCGCAAATCAAGAAGTGGTACTGCTGCACCAGGATGGCACAGAATCCTCGGTGCCATTAGCTGAGATCCGCCGCGCGGACATTCGTGCGGTCGCATCCCTGAAGAATGCCGCTACCTCGCAAGAGGCATTGAACGCAGTAGATTTTCCACCCCCGGTTATCCAACCTCCGCCGCTGGGTAGTGTCGCAGCGACCGAAGGCGCTCGTGAGCTGGCATCTGCCGACAAAGAAAGTTCGACGCAGGCCGCGGAACACCCTCCAAAGCAGGAGACCGAATTGCCGGAGGTGGAGGTGATCCTGTCCGATCGAAGCCGCTTGCATGGCCAGTGGCTACCGGCGATCGACGGACGCGCGCGATTTCAAGCAGTAGGGATCGCGGAGGTGTTGGCGATGGATATTTCAGCCGTCTATGGTTTGATCGGTACCAATGACCGACATTCCTACGATTTGACTGCACACAAGAACGGGACATTGAAGCTGCGTGAATCGCAGCTGGCTGGATACCTCGAAGAGGAGAACGACCAAGCGTCGCATCGCGCGGTGCGATGGCATCCCCATGGAAGTCGCGAAGGATGCAGCGTCACCCAGGATGCCAATGGTGCGATTGTCTATCGCGCTCCGCTACCCAAATTAGATGGCGATTTCCAGAAGGTAAGGCGTGCTCAGCCCACGGTTTTAAAGGGAATTCAAATGTTCCTCGGGGGCAGGGGGCCAACCGGGCTGCCAGACTCAGATCTGGTCGCGACAGAATCAGGGAGCGAGCGTACGCCTCGTGAAATTTCCTTCAGATCGGGAGACGCCATCAACGCAGTGATCGAGAGCATTGACGAGTCTGGGGTAACCTTCTCTTCGGCACAAACGAACACCACATTTGCAACGCATTCCCAAATGCAACACGCTTGGATAAATGCTAATACCCAAAGCAAACTGGCCACACCCGAAAAACTGCAGAGATTGATGACCGTTCCTCGGTCGATGAAGCAAGACCCTCCAACCCATTTGTTGGTATCCAACTCTGGCGACTACTTGCGTGGACGTTTGCTGTCCTTGGACGAGAGTAAGTTGACGGTAGAAGTACGCCTGTCCATTCTGGAGCTGCCGGTCTCCGAAGTGGCTCAGATTATTTGGCTGCACGATCGCGACTGGGATAACGCGCCGCAGGCGAAGACCGGTGCGGCGGAGGAGTCGTCTGGCGAAACGGCGGAAGTAGCGAACGCGACGTCCGAGTCTTCGGATGCGGCAACAGGCCCATCGGAGGACAAGCGTTTTCGGGTGCATGCCATCCGCTCAAGCGATCGCGGCCTGACGTTCGTTCCCACCGGCGTGAGCTCGAATTCATTGCATGGCGACAGTGACTTGTTGGGAGAATGCAAAGTCCGGATTCAAGACGTCCATCAGTTGTTATTCGGAACCGACATTACCGAAGCGATTCGTGAGTTTCGCGACGATCCTTGGACGCTGTCGCTGGCGCAGTATCCTCGTGCTTTCTTGGAAGACGGGGAGACCGGCGGAAATTCTGTGGGAGAGCTCTCACCGCTGGTGGGAGAGCTGGCACCCGATTTCGGCTTGGATACCCTGGCGGGGGAGTCCTTCAGGCTCAGTAAACATCGCGACCGTATTGTCGTCCTCGACTTTTGGGCAAGCTGGTGTGGACCTTGCGTGCAGTCCATGCCGCTGGTCGAAGCCGCGGTAGCAGAGTTCGGTGCAGACCAAGTGGAATTGGTAGCTGTCAATATTCAGGAGACCCCCGCGCGCATTCAGGCAGCTGTAGAGCGACTGGGGTTGTCCGCTACCGTTTTGCTGGACGTCGATGGTCAGGTCGCGGCCGCTTACCAGGCCCAAGCCATTCCGCAAACCGTCGTGATCGATCGCGAGGGAAAGGTCACGCATCTGTTCGTGGGAGGGGGCTCTCGCTTCATTGTCCAGTTCAAGGCGGCGCTGGAGTCCGTCCTACCCCAGTAG
- the pstB gene encoding phosphate ABC transporter ATP-binding protein PstB translates to MSELQPARSNRLTDIAAGKHVDSVIHNELLDVDAALDIKDFSLWYGKKQALHEISMSIPRGEVTALIGPSGCGKSTLLRSVNRMNDLVDGLTVRGDISLGGDSIFSPGVDVIELRKRMGMVFQKPNPFPMSIFENVVYPLRIDGQRDRKVLNSVCEQSLRGAALWEEVRKRLTESGLGLSGGQQQRLCIARAIASEPEVLLLDEPCSALDPLATGKIEDLIDDLRGDYTVLIVTHNMQQASRISDYTAFMYLGRLIEYGPTSQIFTKPLVRETEDYVTGRFG, encoded by the coding sequence ATGTCCGAACTCCAGCCTGCTCGTTCAAATCGCTTGACCGATATCGCAGCCGGTAAGCACGTGGACTCGGTAATTCACAATGAATTGTTGGACGTTGATGCCGCATTGGACATCAAGGACTTCAGCCTGTGGTATGGCAAAAAGCAGGCACTGCATGAGATTTCGATGTCTATCCCGCGTGGAGAAGTCACCGCATTGATCGGCCCAAGTGGTTGCGGCAAATCCACCCTCTTGCGCAGCGTCAATCGCATGAATGATTTGGTGGATGGATTAACGGTCCGGGGGGATATCTCGCTGGGAGGAGACTCGATCTTCAGCCCTGGAGTCGACGTCATTGAGCTGCGGAAACGGATGGGCATGGTCTTTCAAAAACCCAACCCGTTTCCGATGAGCATCTTTGAGAATGTGGTGTATCCGCTGAGGATTGACGGACAGCGGGACAGAAAGGTGCTCAATAGCGTTTGCGAGCAGAGCTTACGAGGAGCCGCACTGTGGGAAGAGGTGCGAAAACGACTAACCGAGAGCGGGCTAGGGCTTTCTGGCGGGCAGCAACAGCGTTTGTGCATTGCACGCGCAATTGCAAGTGAGCCTGAGGTACTACTGCTGGATGAACCTTGTTCGGCCCTCGATCCGTTAGCTACGGGAAAGATCGAAGATTTGATCGATGATCTGCGCGGAGATTACACCGTGTTGATTGTGACGCACAATATGCAACAAGCCTCTCGAATCAGTGACTACACCGCGTTTATGTATCTCGGCAGGCTGATAGAATATGGACCTACGAGCCAGATCTTCACCAAGCCGTTGGTGAGGGAAACCGAGGACTATGTAACGGGCCGCTTCGGATAA
- a CDS encoding PstS family phosphate ABC transporter substrate-binding protein, which yields MARTVLLGLCLLAMSSLSSSAFSQVALDPMLPVYQPISGISGGVLESVGSDTMNRMLTLWAEEFKRFYPGVRPSVDGKGSSNAVPALIAGKCNFGPMSRDVKDSERRAFRAKFGYEPVLLPTSIDMLAVYVNKDNPIEGLAFAQIDAIFSSTRKQGLSPRTMRWSQLAPSVSADISCYGRNAASGTYGYFKEVVLAGGDYGNWVNELPGSAGVVQSVGKNVGGIGYSGIGYQTADVRALKIANEPGGELIEATPRDAYSGRYPLARFLYLAVNYDPTLPLDPMRREFLKYVFSRQGQMQVVKDGYLPLTAEMARDALRTVGIETLSQD from the coding sequence ATGGCCCGGACCGTTCTTTTGGGACTTTGCCTGCTCGCGATGAGCTCTCTATCGAGCTCGGCATTCTCTCAAGTTGCACTCGACCCCATGTTGCCCGTATACCAACCGATCAGCGGGATCTCTGGTGGCGTATTGGAGTCCGTGGGATCGGACACGATGAATCGGATGCTGACCCTTTGGGCCGAGGAATTTAAGCGATTCTACCCAGGAGTTCGTCCCTCCGTGGATGGCAAAGGATCGTCCAATGCCGTCCCAGCCCTGATTGCGGGAAAGTGCAACTTTGGACCGATGAGCCGCGATGTAAAAGACTCGGAACGGCGTGCCTTCAGAGCCAAATTTGGATATGAGCCAGTACTGCTGCCGACGAGCATTGACATGCTGGCAGTCTACGTGAACAAAGACAATCCCATTGAGGGTCTTGCCTTCGCGCAGATCGATGCCATCTTTTCTAGTACGCGCAAACAGGGGTTGTCCCCTAGAACAATGCGTTGGAGCCAACTGGCTCCTTCCGTCAGTGCGGATATTTCCTGCTATGGCCGCAATGCAGCGAGCGGAACCTACGGCTATTTTAAAGAGGTAGTGTTGGCTGGTGGCGACTACGGCAATTGGGTCAATGAATTGCCGGGCTCCGCGGGCGTGGTTCAATCTGTCGGTAAGAATGTTGGCGGAATCGGGTACAGTGGCATCGGCTACCAAACTGCCGATGTAAGGGCTCTCAAGATCGCCAATGAACCAGGTGGAGAGCTCATTGAAGCGACTCCGCGCGATGCCTATTCGGGCAGATACCCCCTGGCACGTTTCCTCTATTTAGCGGTGAACTACGATCCTACTCTGCCACTCGACCCAATGCGTCGAGAGTTTTTGAAGTACGTCTTCAGCCGACAGGGGCAAATGCAGGTTGTGAAGGACGGCTACTTGCCGCTCACGGCCGAAATGGCGCGAGACGCTCTGCGGACCGTAGGCATCGAAACTCTAAGCCAGGATTGA
- a CDS encoding thymidylate synthase: MKDYLELLRHIQQNGIVKTDRTGTGTRSLFGYQMRFDLSQGFPLLTTKKLHFKSILVELLWFLRGDTNVDFLHQYQVSIWDEWADSDGNLGPVYGKQWRSWEAQDGRVIDQIRNVEEQIRSNPDSRRLIVSAWNVGDVDRMALPPCHLLFQFYVANGKLSCQLYQRSADLFLGVPFNIASYALLTIMMARTTGLEPGDFVHTFGDVHIYSNHQQQVELQLTREPRPLPQLKISHPRTSIIDFEYEDFELIGYDPHPRIPAPVAV, translated from the coding sequence GTGAAAGACTATTTGGAGCTACTGAGACATATTCAACAGAATGGGATCGTAAAAACCGATCGCACAGGTACCGGAACACGCAGCCTGTTTGGGTATCAAATGCGATTCGACCTCTCGCAAGGCTTTCCCCTGCTAACCACCAAGAAACTGCACTTTAAGAGCATTTTGGTGGAGTTGCTGTGGTTCCTGCGAGGGGATACTAATGTCGATTTTCTGCACCAGTATCAAGTTAGTATTTGGGATGAGTGGGCCGACAGCGATGGAAATCTCGGCCCGGTGTATGGCAAGCAATGGCGCAGCTGGGAAGCTCAGGATGGGCGGGTTATCGACCAGATTCGCAATGTTGAGGAACAGATCCGATCCAACCCCGATTCGAGGCGACTAATCGTCAGTGCTTGGAATGTGGGCGATGTCGACCGAATGGCTTTGCCCCCCTGTCACCTGCTGTTTCAATTTTATGTGGCCAATGGCAAGCTGAGTTGCCAACTGTACCAACGAAGCGCGGATCTGTTTTTGGGGGTTCCATTCAATATTGCCTCCTATGCGTTGCTTACGATCATGATGGCTCGCACGACCGGCTTAGAACCGGGGGATTTCGTCCACACCTTCGGTGACGTGCACATCTACTCGAACCATCAGCAGCAGGTCGAATTGCAGTTGACTCGCGAGCCGCGACCTCTGCCACAGCTCAAAATTTCCCACCCGCGAACTTCCATTATTGATTTTGAGTATGAGGATTTCGAGCTCATCGGCTACGATCCCCATCCGCGCATCCCCGCACCGGTAGCCGTCTGA
- a CDS encoding squalene--hopene cyclase, translated as MVEIVQAGNPSSAPAQHLSWKLRGVWQRRGAGNGVWGMLATWVILGIINGTGFAQAPATAMGDVVPRDVREIYDRGLQYLMETQSPGGDWTDSYSGPGTTGLALMTFLASGEDPNFGTYSVPIRKAIRSMIRAQNGATGYMGDSMYQHGFATLALAEAYGAIDETDLWESGQPQAGKERSIGEALELAVRCSVTSQERNPHSAWRYSPGARDADTSVSGAVLMGLLAARNCGIEVPDKSIDSSIKYFTSLTGDSGAVGYSGGLGGFGQSIARSSIACLVYSISKRKDLPQYEATKKYVVSNMNEQSHYEEYARYYEAQALFQANLEDWEKWNRSLIRKLKETQNDDGSFNGQFGGSTTTSLNLLSLALNYRFLPVYER; from the coding sequence GTGGTAGAAATAGTTCAAGCTGGAAATCCGTCATCAGCTCCAGCACAGCACTTGAGCTGGAAGCTAAGAGGCGTGTGGCAACGCCGTGGTGCAGGCAATGGAGTGTGGGGGATGCTGGCGACGTGGGTGATCCTGGGGATCATTAACGGCACCGGTTTCGCGCAAGCTCCCGCAACTGCAATGGGCGATGTCGTTCCACGTGATGTCCGTGAAATTTACGATCGCGGCCTGCAGTATTTGATGGAGACTCAGAGCCCTGGAGGGGATTGGACGGATAGCTATTCGGGCCCTGGGACGACGGGCTTGGCCCTAATGACGTTCCTGGCCTCTGGCGAAGACCCAAATTTCGGAACTTACTCAGTCCCGATTCGCAAAGCAATTCGGTCGATGATTCGCGCTCAGAATGGTGCAACTGGCTACATGGGGGATAGCATGTACCAGCACGGATTCGCCACTCTGGCGTTGGCGGAGGCCTATGGAGCGATCGATGAAACCGACCTGTGGGAGAGCGGGCAACCGCAAGCTGGCAAAGAACGCTCTATTGGTGAAGCGTTGGAATTGGCCGTGCGTTGTTCGGTCACTTCGCAAGAACGCAATCCGCACAGCGCCTGGCGGTATTCTCCCGGAGCTCGCGATGCAGACACCTCCGTCAGTGGTGCGGTGTTGATGGGGCTGTTGGCAGCTAGAAATTGCGGGATTGAAGTCCCCGACAAGTCCATTGATAGTTCGATCAAGTATTTTACCTCGCTCACCGGCGATAGTGGTGCGGTGGGATACTCCGGAGGACTGGGTGGGTTCGGACAATCGATTGCCCGCTCCTCGATTGCCTGCTTGGTTTACAGCATCTCCAAACGCAAAGATTTGCCGCAATATGAGGCAACCAAGAAATATGTTGTCTCCAACATGAACGAGCAGTCGCATTACGAGGAGTACGCGCGGTACTACGAGGCTCAGGCCTTGTTTCAAGCCAATCTTGAGGACTGGGAGAAATGGAATCGCTCCTTGATTCGCAAGCTCAAAGAAACCCAAAACGACGATGGCAGCTTTAACGGACAATTCGGTGGCTCCACGACCACATCGCTCAATCTGCTGTCGTTAGCCCTAAATTATCGCTTCCTACCCGTTTACGAGCGTTAG